The Phragmites australis chromosome 15, lpPhrAust1.1, whole genome shotgun sequence genome window below encodes:
- the LOC133892484 gene encoding ubiquitin-activating enzyme E1 3 isoform X1 has protein sequence MRCLRILRRGLLSMLPSKRPGDDARGGQAKRTKLGDSTSNGNRNGAALDIDEDLHSRQLAVYGRETMRRLFASDVLVSGLNGLGAEIAKNLALAGVKSVTIHDVKNVEMWDLSANFLLSEQDIGKNRAVACVSKLQELNNAVLVSALTEELTTDHLSKFQAVVFTDISLDKAYEFDDYCHSHQPPISFIKAEVCGLFGSVFCDFGPEFTVLDVDGEEPHTGIIASISNDSPAIVSCVDDERIEFQDGDLVVFSEVQGMAELNDGKPRKVKNARPFSFSIDEDTSSYGIYTKGGIVTQVKEPKVLRFKALRDAMRDPGDFLLSDFSKFERSPVLHLAFQALDEFKKGHGRYPAAGCEQDAQSFLKLAVDINEASVDSKLENIDENILRHFASGSRAVLNPMAAMFGGIIGQEVVKACSGKFHPLYQFFYFDSIESLPTYPLDSHDLKPSNSRYDAQISVFGSKLQKKLQDANIFIVGSGALGCEFLKNLALMGVSCSCEGKLTITDDDVIEKSNLSRQFLFRDWNIGQAKSTVAAAAASAINPSLRIDALQNRACPDTENVFHDTFWDGLDVVINALDNVNARMYMDMRCLYFQKPLLESGTLGAKCNTQMVIPHLTENYGASRDPPEKQAPMCTVHSFPHNIDHCLTWARSEFEGFLEKTPNEVNSFLSNPAQYAAAMRKAGDAQARELLERVSECLGKERCNTFEDCITWARLKFEDYFSNRVKQLTFTFPEDAATSTGASFWSAPKRFPRPLKFSADDSSHIHFIISASILRAESFGLAIPDWANNTSKLADAVSKVAVPKFEPKKGVNIETDEKATNLSSASVDDAAVIDDLLAKLDEYAKSLPPGFRMKPVQFEKDDDTNFHMDLISGFANMRARNYSIPEVDKLKAKFIAGRIIPAIATSTAMATGLVCLELYKVIAGQHPIEDYRNTFANLALPLFSMAEPVPAKVMKHQDLSWTVWDRWSIKGNLTLAELLQWFSDKGLNAYSISCGTSLLYNSMFARHKERLHKKVVDVAREVAKVEVPEYRNHIDIVVACEDDEEDDIDIPLVSVYFR, from the exons ATGAGGTGCTTACGGATTCTTCGCAGGGGCTTGCTCTCCATGCTTCCTTCCAAGAGGCCCGGCGACGACGCCCGTGGCGGCCAGGCGAAGAGGACCAAGTTGGGGGATTCTACAAGTAACGGCAATCGGAATGGGGCGGCGCTGGACATCGACGAGGACCtccacagcaggcagctcgccGTCTACGGGAGGGAGACCATGCGCCGCCTCTTCGCATCCGACGTACTCGTCTCCGGCCTCAATGGCCTCGGTGCTGAGATTG CAAAGAATCTTGCTCTTGCTGGAGTTAAATCTGTCACCATACATGATGTGAAAAATGTGGAGATGTGGGACTTGTCTGCCAATTTCCTTTTATCAGAGCAAGATATTGGGAAGAACAGGGCAGTTGCCTGTGTATCAAAGCTGCAAGAGCTCAACAATGCTGTTCTGGTCTCTGCTCTAACAGAGGAACTGACGACAGATCACTTGTCTAAGTTCCAG GCTGTTGTTTTCACTGATATAAGTTTAGACAAGGCTTATGAATTTGACGATTATTGTCACAGCCACCAACCTCCGATCTCCTTTATCAAAGCTGAAGTTTGTGGCCTTTTTGGTAGTGTCTTTTGTGATTTTGGACCTGAGTTTACTGTTCTTGATGTTGATGGTGAAGAACCACATActggtataattgcatctatcaGCAATGACAGTCCTGCAATTGTCTCCTGTGTTGACGATGAGCGGATTGAGTTTCAGGATGGTGATCTTGTTGTTTTCTCTGAGGTCCAGGGTATGGCAGAATTGAACGATGGAAAACCAAGGAAGGTAAAAAATGCAAGGCCATTTTCATTTAGTATCGACGAGGACACAAGTAGCTATGGCATTTATACAAAAGGTGGGATTGTTACACAAGTGAAGGAACCAAAGGTCTTACGTTTCAAGGCACTAAGAGATGCTATGAGAGATCCTGGAGATTTCCTTCTGAGCGACTTCTCAAAGTTTGAACGTTCTCCGGTGCTGCACCTAGCATTTCAAGCTCTGGATGAATTTAAGAAAGGACATGGACGCTATCCTGCCGCTGGTTGTGAGCAGGATGCTCAGAGCTTCCTCAAGTTAGCTGTCGATATTAATGAAGCCTCAGTTGATTCCAAGCTGgaaaatattgatgaaaatatacTCCGACATTTTGCAAGTGGTTCTCGAGCTGTTTTGAACCCTATGGCTGCAATGTTTGGTGGTATTATTGGTCAAGAAGTCGTGAAAGCATGTTCAGGGAAATTCCATCCTCTTTACCAG TTCTTCTACTTTGATTCTATTGAATCACTCCCTACATATCCGTTGGACTCCCATGACTTGAAGCCGTCAAACAGCCGTTATGATGCTCAGATCTCTGTTTTTGGTTCCAAGCTTCAGAAGAAACTGCAAGATGCAAATATTTTCATTGTGGGGTCTGGCGCTCTTGGTTGTGAATTCTTGAAGAACCTTGCTTTAATGGGAGTGTCTTGCAGCTGCGAAGGAAAGCTAACTATAACAGATGATGATGTCATTGAGAAAAGCAATTTGAGCCGCCAATTTCTATTCCGTGACTGGAACATTGGACAGGCAAAGTCTACTGTAGCAGCTGCAGCCGCCAGTGCTATCAACCCCAGCCTCCGAATTGATGCCCTTCAGAACCGTGCCTGTCCAGATACTGAAAATGTGTTCCATGACACATTCTGGGATGGCCTAGATGTTGTCATCAATGCACTTGATAATGTTAACGCTAGGATGTATATGGACATGAGGTGCCTGTACTTCCAGAAGCCACTACTGGAGTCAGGGACGTTGGGTGCAAAGTGCAATACGCAAATGGTGATTCCTCACCTAACTGAAAATTATGGAGCTTCAAGAGATCCACCAGAGAAGCAGGCGCCAATGTGCACAGTCCATTCTTTTCCACACAATATTGATCATTGCTTAACATGGGCTCGTTCAGAGTTTGAGGGTTTTCTAGAGAAAACACCAAATGAAGTCAATTCTTTTCTGTCTAATCCTGCTCAATATGCTGCTGCCATGAGGAAGGCAGGCGATGCCCAGGCAAGAGAACTACTTGAGCGTGTCTCTGAATGTCTTGGCAAGGAGCGATGCAATACGTTTGAGGATTGCATAACTTGGGCCCGACTGAA ATTTGAGGATTATTTCTCAAACCGTGTGAAACAGCTCACATTTACTTTTCCTGAAGATGCTGCTACTAGCACGGGTGCTTCTTTCTGGTCCGCCCCAAAGCGTTTTCCGCGTCCTCTGAAATTTTCAGCTGACGACTCATCTCACATTCACTTCATTATATCTGCTTCAATACTGAGAGCAGAGTCATTTGGACTTGCTATACCTGACTGGGCAAATAACACAAGTAAACTGGCTGATGCAGTCAGTAAGGTTGCAGTTCCTAAATTTGAGCCTAAGAAAGGGGTGAATATTGAGACAGATGAGAAGGCTACTAACCTTTCTAGCGCCTCAGTTGATGATGCTGCTGTTATTGATGATCTTCTGGCCAAGTTAGATGAATATGCTAAGAGCCTGCCTCCAGGGTTCCGAATGAAACCTGTCCAATTTGAGAAG GATGATGACACCAATTTTCACATGGATTTAATATCTGGATTTGCAAACATGCGTGCACGAAACTATAGCATTCCAGAGGTTGACAAGTTGAAGGCTAAGTTCATCGCTGGAAGAATCATCCCAGCTATCGCAACTTCAACAGCCATGGCCACAGGGCTTGTGTGCCTTGAGCTATACAAGGTTATTGCTGGGCAGCACCCCATTGAAGATTACCGCAACACATTCGCAAACCTAGCGCTACCACTGTTCTCGATGGCTGAGCCAGTTCCAGCAAAGGTGATGAAGCATCAAGACCTGAGCTGGACCGTATGGGACCGATGGTCCATCAAGGGTAATCTCACTCTTGCGGAACTCCTGCAATGGTTCAGCGACAAGGGCCTTAATGCTTACAGCATTTCCTGTGGAACGTCTCTGCTGTACAACAGCATGTTTGCAAGGCACAAGGAAAGACTGCACAAGAAGGTTGTTGATGTTGCCAGAGAAGTCGCTAAGGTGGAGGTTCCCGAGTACAGGAATCATATAGATATTGTGGTAGCCTGcgaggatgatgaagaggacGACATCGATATTCCTCTGGTCTCGGTTTACTTCCGATAG
- the LOC133892485 gene encoding abscisic acid receptor PYL4-like, with translation MPTPYSAALKPSVQHHRLASSAHRCGEHDAEVARHHEHAAPALGRCCSAVVQHVSAPAEAVWSVVRRFDQPQAYKRFVRSCALLAGDGGVGTLWEVRVVSGLPAASSRERLEILDNERHVLSFRVLGGEHRLRNYRSVTTVHPSHGATVVVESYVVDVPAGNTRVFVDTIVKCNLQSLARTAQKRAGGRAYPLTDEHLVGASSINYKGTS, from the coding sequence ATGCCGACGCCGTACAGCGCGGCGCTGAAGCCCAGCGTGCAGCACCACCGTCTGGCGTCGTCAGCACACAGGTGCGGGGAGCACGACGCGGAGGTGGCGCGGCACCACGAGCACGCGGCGCCAGCGTTGGGCCGGTGCTGCTCGGCGGTGGTGCAGCACGTGTCAGCCCCCGCGGAGGCAGTGTGGTCGGTGGTGCGGCGGTTCGACCAGCCGCAGGCGTACAAGCGGTTCGTGCGCAGCTGCGCGCTGCTGGCCGGGGACGGCGGCGTGGGCACGCTCTGGGAGGTGCGCGTGGTGTCGGGCCTCCCCGCGGCGTCGAGCCGCGAGCGACTGGAGATCCTGGACAACGAGCGGCATGTGCTGAGCTTCCGGGTGCTGGGAGGGGAGCACCGGCTGCGGAACTACCGGTCGGTGACGACGGTGCACCCGTCCCACGGGgcgacggtggtggtggagtcGTACGTGGTGGACGTGCCGGCCGGGAACACGCGCGTGTTCGTGGACACCATCGTCAAGTGCAACCTGCAGTCGCTGGCGCGAACCGCCCAGAAGCGCGCCGGCGGGAGGGCCTATCCGTTGACGGATGAGCATTTGGTTGGAGCTAGCAGTATAAACTATAAAGGTACTAGTTGA
- the LOC133892484 gene encoding ubiquitin-activating enzyme E1 3 isoform X2, translating into MLPSKRPGDDARGGQAKRTKLGDSTSNGNRNGAALDIDEDLHSRQLAVYGRETMRRLFASDVLVSGLNGLGAEIAKNLALAGVKSVTIHDVKNVEMWDLSANFLLSEQDIGKNRAVACVSKLQELNNAVLVSALTEELTTDHLSKFQAVVFTDISLDKAYEFDDYCHSHQPPISFIKAEVCGLFGSVFCDFGPEFTVLDVDGEEPHTGIIASISNDSPAIVSCVDDERIEFQDGDLVVFSEVQGMAELNDGKPRKVKNARPFSFSIDEDTSSYGIYTKGGIVTQVKEPKVLRFKALRDAMRDPGDFLLSDFSKFERSPVLHLAFQALDEFKKGHGRYPAAGCEQDAQSFLKLAVDINEASVDSKLENIDENILRHFASGSRAVLNPMAAMFGGIIGQEVVKACSGKFHPLYQFFYFDSIESLPTYPLDSHDLKPSNSRYDAQISVFGSKLQKKLQDANIFIVGSGALGCEFLKNLALMGVSCSCEGKLTITDDDVIEKSNLSRQFLFRDWNIGQAKSTVAAAAASAINPSLRIDALQNRACPDTENVFHDTFWDGLDVVINALDNVNARMYMDMRCLYFQKPLLESGTLGAKCNTQMVIPHLTENYGASRDPPEKQAPMCTVHSFPHNIDHCLTWARSEFEGFLEKTPNEVNSFLSNPAQYAAAMRKAGDAQARELLERVSECLGKERCNTFEDCITWARLKFEDYFSNRVKQLTFTFPEDAATSTGASFWSAPKRFPRPLKFSADDSSHIHFIISASILRAESFGLAIPDWANNTSKLADAVSKVAVPKFEPKKGVNIETDEKATNLSSASVDDAAVIDDLLAKLDEYAKSLPPGFRMKPVQFEKDDDTNFHMDLISGFANMRARNYSIPEVDKLKAKFIAGRIIPAIATSTAMATGLVCLELYKVIAGQHPIEDYRNTFANLALPLFSMAEPVPAKVMKHQDLSWTVWDRWSIKGNLTLAELLQWFSDKGLNAYSISCGTSLLYNSMFARHKERLHKKVVDVAREVAKVEVPEYRNHIDIVVACEDDEEDDIDIPLVSVYFR; encoded by the exons ATGCTTCCTTCCAAGAGGCCCGGCGACGACGCCCGTGGCGGCCAGGCGAAGAGGACCAAGTTGGGGGATTCTACAAGTAACGGCAATCGGAATGGGGCGGCGCTGGACATCGACGAGGACCtccacagcaggcagctcgccGTCTACGGGAGGGAGACCATGCGCCGCCTCTTCGCATCCGACGTACTCGTCTCCGGCCTCAATGGCCTCGGTGCTGAGATTG CAAAGAATCTTGCTCTTGCTGGAGTTAAATCTGTCACCATACATGATGTGAAAAATGTGGAGATGTGGGACTTGTCTGCCAATTTCCTTTTATCAGAGCAAGATATTGGGAAGAACAGGGCAGTTGCCTGTGTATCAAAGCTGCAAGAGCTCAACAATGCTGTTCTGGTCTCTGCTCTAACAGAGGAACTGACGACAGATCACTTGTCTAAGTTCCAG GCTGTTGTTTTCACTGATATAAGTTTAGACAAGGCTTATGAATTTGACGATTATTGTCACAGCCACCAACCTCCGATCTCCTTTATCAAAGCTGAAGTTTGTGGCCTTTTTGGTAGTGTCTTTTGTGATTTTGGACCTGAGTTTACTGTTCTTGATGTTGATGGTGAAGAACCACATActggtataattgcatctatcaGCAATGACAGTCCTGCAATTGTCTCCTGTGTTGACGATGAGCGGATTGAGTTTCAGGATGGTGATCTTGTTGTTTTCTCTGAGGTCCAGGGTATGGCAGAATTGAACGATGGAAAACCAAGGAAGGTAAAAAATGCAAGGCCATTTTCATTTAGTATCGACGAGGACACAAGTAGCTATGGCATTTATACAAAAGGTGGGATTGTTACACAAGTGAAGGAACCAAAGGTCTTACGTTTCAAGGCACTAAGAGATGCTATGAGAGATCCTGGAGATTTCCTTCTGAGCGACTTCTCAAAGTTTGAACGTTCTCCGGTGCTGCACCTAGCATTTCAAGCTCTGGATGAATTTAAGAAAGGACATGGACGCTATCCTGCCGCTGGTTGTGAGCAGGATGCTCAGAGCTTCCTCAAGTTAGCTGTCGATATTAATGAAGCCTCAGTTGATTCCAAGCTGgaaaatattgatgaaaatatacTCCGACATTTTGCAAGTGGTTCTCGAGCTGTTTTGAACCCTATGGCTGCAATGTTTGGTGGTATTATTGGTCAAGAAGTCGTGAAAGCATGTTCAGGGAAATTCCATCCTCTTTACCAG TTCTTCTACTTTGATTCTATTGAATCACTCCCTACATATCCGTTGGACTCCCATGACTTGAAGCCGTCAAACAGCCGTTATGATGCTCAGATCTCTGTTTTTGGTTCCAAGCTTCAGAAGAAACTGCAAGATGCAAATATTTTCATTGTGGGGTCTGGCGCTCTTGGTTGTGAATTCTTGAAGAACCTTGCTTTAATGGGAGTGTCTTGCAGCTGCGAAGGAAAGCTAACTATAACAGATGATGATGTCATTGAGAAAAGCAATTTGAGCCGCCAATTTCTATTCCGTGACTGGAACATTGGACAGGCAAAGTCTACTGTAGCAGCTGCAGCCGCCAGTGCTATCAACCCCAGCCTCCGAATTGATGCCCTTCAGAACCGTGCCTGTCCAGATACTGAAAATGTGTTCCATGACACATTCTGGGATGGCCTAGATGTTGTCATCAATGCACTTGATAATGTTAACGCTAGGATGTATATGGACATGAGGTGCCTGTACTTCCAGAAGCCACTACTGGAGTCAGGGACGTTGGGTGCAAAGTGCAATACGCAAATGGTGATTCCTCACCTAACTGAAAATTATGGAGCTTCAAGAGATCCACCAGAGAAGCAGGCGCCAATGTGCACAGTCCATTCTTTTCCACACAATATTGATCATTGCTTAACATGGGCTCGTTCAGAGTTTGAGGGTTTTCTAGAGAAAACACCAAATGAAGTCAATTCTTTTCTGTCTAATCCTGCTCAATATGCTGCTGCCATGAGGAAGGCAGGCGATGCCCAGGCAAGAGAACTACTTGAGCGTGTCTCTGAATGTCTTGGCAAGGAGCGATGCAATACGTTTGAGGATTGCATAACTTGGGCCCGACTGAA ATTTGAGGATTATTTCTCAAACCGTGTGAAACAGCTCACATTTACTTTTCCTGAAGATGCTGCTACTAGCACGGGTGCTTCTTTCTGGTCCGCCCCAAAGCGTTTTCCGCGTCCTCTGAAATTTTCAGCTGACGACTCATCTCACATTCACTTCATTATATCTGCTTCAATACTGAGAGCAGAGTCATTTGGACTTGCTATACCTGACTGGGCAAATAACACAAGTAAACTGGCTGATGCAGTCAGTAAGGTTGCAGTTCCTAAATTTGAGCCTAAGAAAGGGGTGAATATTGAGACAGATGAGAAGGCTACTAACCTTTCTAGCGCCTCAGTTGATGATGCTGCTGTTATTGATGATCTTCTGGCCAAGTTAGATGAATATGCTAAGAGCCTGCCTCCAGGGTTCCGAATGAAACCTGTCCAATTTGAGAAG GATGATGACACCAATTTTCACATGGATTTAATATCTGGATTTGCAAACATGCGTGCACGAAACTATAGCATTCCAGAGGTTGACAAGTTGAAGGCTAAGTTCATCGCTGGAAGAATCATCCCAGCTATCGCAACTTCAACAGCCATGGCCACAGGGCTTGTGTGCCTTGAGCTATACAAGGTTATTGCTGGGCAGCACCCCATTGAAGATTACCGCAACACATTCGCAAACCTAGCGCTACCACTGTTCTCGATGGCTGAGCCAGTTCCAGCAAAGGTGATGAAGCATCAAGACCTGAGCTGGACCGTATGGGACCGATGGTCCATCAAGGGTAATCTCACTCTTGCGGAACTCCTGCAATGGTTCAGCGACAAGGGCCTTAATGCTTACAGCATTTCCTGTGGAACGTCTCTGCTGTACAACAGCATGTTTGCAAGGCACAAGGAAAGACTGCACAAGAAGGTTGTTGATGTTGCCAGAGAAGTCGCTAAGGTGGAGGTTCCCGAGTACAGGAATCATATAGATATTGTGGTAGCCTGcgaggatgatgaagaggacGACATCGATATTCCTCTGGTCTCGGTTTACTTCCGATAG